Proteins co-encoded in one Xylanivirga thermophila genomic window:
- a CDS encoding sulfatase-like hydrolase/transferase yields MLRTKASSYSKLGSNGYGGYMYDKDMNKVEFSGYRADAVTDFALDYLQNRDKTNPFFLFLSYIEPHHQNDRNRYEGPKGSKERFNGFEVPGDLVDTEGDWRENYPDYLGCCASIDWNVGRLREELKRQGIAKDTVIVYTSDHGSHFKTRNSEYKRSCHEGSIRIPLLAYGPGFEGGRIVHELVSSIDIPPTLLACGDIDKPQTMRGRCLQELVNGKAVDWPQEVYIQISESQVGRAIRTKRWKYSVCAIDKDGWNDSCSDVYVEEFLYDLEKDPHERNNLVGCSEYRDVCDKLMSILKTRMVEAGEKGAKIIKVEN; encoded by the coding sequence ATGCTACGGACAAAAGCTTCCAGTTACTCCAAACTTGGATCAAATGGCTATGGTGGATATATGTATGACAAAGATATGAATAAGGTGGAGTTTAGTGGATATAGGGCTGATGCAGTGACTGATTTTGCATTAGATTATCTGCAAAATAGAGATAAGACCAATCCATTTTTCTTATTTCTTTCTTATATAGAACCTCATCATCAAAATGATCGAAATAGATATGAAGGCCCGAAGGGTTCTAAAGAGCGATTTAATGGTTTTGAAGTTCCAGGTGATCTGGTGGATACAGAAGGGGACTGGCGTGAAAACTATCCGGACTATCTTGGATGTTGTGCTAGTATAGATTGGAATGTAGGACGTTTACGCGAGGAATTAAAAAGGCAAGGAATAGCTAAAGATACTGTAATAGTATATACTAGTGACCATGGATCCCATTTTAAAACTCGAAATAGTGAATATAAGAGGTCCTGTCATGAGGGGAGTATTCGAATTCCATTATTGGCATATGGCCCAGGTTTTGAAGGTGGTAGGATAGTACATGAATTGGTGAGTTCTATAGATATTCCGCCTACTCTATTAGCTTGTGGAGACATCGACAAGCCCCAAACCATGAGAGGACGATGCCTTCAAGAGTTGGTTAATGGCAAAGCTGTAGATTGGCCGCAGGAGGTATATATACAAATAAGTGAAAGCCAGGTAGGCAGGGCTATCAGGACAAAAAGGTGGAAGTATTCTGTTTGTGCCATAGATAAGGATGGTTGGAATGACAGCTGTAGTGATGTGTATGTAGAAGAATTTCTCTATGATTTGGAAAAAGATCCTCATGAACGGAATAACCTTGTCGGTTGTAGTGAATATAGAGATGTTTGTGATAAACTGATGAGTATACTGAAAACACGTATGGTAGAGGCGGGAGAGAAAGGGGCAAAAATTATTAAAGTAGAAAATTAA